From one Sparus aurata chromosome 16, fSpaAur1.1, whole genome shotgun sequence genomic stretch:
- the LOC115597438 gene encoding uncharacterized protein LOC115597438 isoform X1 produces the protein MDTQHQWSEALANNNVRAIIRWLRKLTAEGEADVEEIPLTFSCWVQRTSEFAKKELLTLCFSRCQGLWMFLDRSSFTRVHMLLQRLRNLLTLAQWSRRQLSSAHLWHGMGVPCVVCGDTLSSSDVGRGCWNREHRALKQHIWLGQLVQWWGIMGLLPKQPEAHEVKRISQMWKEMGQGHRKACLETPGWEEGVTERFSSLIQGMVTQLDRQHGCFSTSEDCTDQCYPPPNLQSLLKLVLVPHIDNMSVQALLMYFVLDMANFLQCKDDLLQSFCHAFTIPSSFSQQIRAFWMLDHGHIKASMELLLSPRAAVPRLSWQHGCIVHCLLTRKQPQLALRYLHWTKPAIESAENAKLFAEVLLQNNCVSEAWTLLKRGHTESDDTVMYFLNACDRVGLCAEALKYIPAGYHGEGENVNGIETTGSLFKGDKSAVRPPCPLSADLYRAQKVNTVSPEELVRLVRNAVLEMRKPPPKMSEVVWPEHTGRKWNCREMFLSTQALRHLTPSPSPMDLMEETEPTAHTDEPQEGQPVQNQQPNSAEQISSSEDLNTESVCSFNSASSLPLLRRQRCHIYESTLTLQRISSLLNDEENQSRGDEEEDSRTPSPFHALPDCPELMLTLDGATDPIFLSNLDKDALVGLVLSAEDGEDVETDVFASKDFLSVDAFPGPSIDETFFLNKSTENNQSVPDLCEPEFESHSFPSPDDGKMAWSKEEVSGETKKTDQENHSDRIRYEIYDVSEAATFDCLLQEELLRKTCENHQQEDPPGCFGQSLSCATSETTQDPQQNLLPSEDAAACSSRSSAGTSQWDVSLFPPVCSSVCPTQFQQISGSFLTSSTTYNIKTTSAPSDTTNEKDEPCLQRTSAGWLDHCEACSWWKQDLETCGASSGLLSTTDAGAANTSDNKKSSLVLSQPPSYSLVNFMDFTAKQKGDNRDGKQANKEESAGWSSFGRGSQGAIRSGRTGSRKGKRVKKA, from the exons ATGGATACACAGCACCAGTGGTCCGAGGCGTTGGCCAACAACAACGTGAGAGCCATCATCCGCTGGCTACGGAAGCTCACAGCTGAAG GTGAAGCAGATGTGGAGGAAATCCCACTGACCTTCAGCTGCTGGGTCCAGAGGACatcagagtttgctaaaaaggaGTTATTAACATTAT GTTTCAGCCGCTGCCAGGGCCTGTGGATGTTTCTGGACCGGAGCTCTTTCACCAGAGTGCACATGCTGCTCCAGAGACTGAGGAACCTGCTCACCCTGGCCCAGTGGTCGAGAAGGCAGCTCAGCTCGGCCCACCTCTGGCACG GCATGGGGGTGCCATGTGTGGTGTGCGGGGATACACTCAGCTCCTCAGATGTCGGACGTGGATGCTGGAACCGGGAGCACAGGGCTCTGAAGCAACACATTTGGCTGGGACAGCTTGTTCAGTGGTGGGGCATCATGGGGCTTCTGCCCAAGCAGCCTG AGGCTCACGAGGTGAAGCGCATCTCCCAGATGTGGAAAGAAATGGGTCAAGGCCATCGGAAGGCTTGTCTCGAGACACCCGG ATGGGAGGAGGGAGTCACGGAAAGATTCAGCTCTTTGATACAGGGGATGGTGACTCAGTTGGACAGACAACATGGATGCTTTTCGACTTCTGAAGACTGCACAGACCAGTGCTATCCGCCTCCTAACCTCCAGTCCCTGCTGAAGCTCGTGCTGGTGCCTCATATTGACAACATGTCAGTCCAAGCGCTT CTCATGTACTTTGTTCTGGACATGGCAAACTTCCTGCAGTGCAAAGATGACCTCCTTCAATCATTCTGCCATGCCTTCACCATTCCTTCGAGCTTTTCCCAACAAATCAGGGCCTTCTGGATGCTCGATCACGGACACATCAAG GCTTCCATGGAGCTGTTACTGAGCCCCAGGGCTGCTGTTCCCCGGCTCTCCTGGCAGCACGGCTGCATCGTCCACTGTCTGCTAACAAGGAAGCAGCCTCAGCTGGCGTTGAGGTACCTCCACTGGACCAAGCCTGCAATAGAAAGTGCTGAGAATGCTAAGCTCTTTGCAGAAGTGCTACTTCAAAACAA TTGCGTCTCCGAAGCCTGGACGCTGTTGAAGAGAGGCCACACAGAAAGTGACGACACGGTCATGTACTTCCTCAACGCTTGTGATAGAGTCGGTCTGTGTGCAGAGGCTCTAAAGTACATCCCTGCAGGATACCAT GGTGAAGGAGAGAATGTAAATGGTATTGAGACTACAGGATCATTGTTCAAGGGAG ACAAGTCAGCAGTAAGGCCACCCTGCCCGCTGTCTGCTGACCTGTATCGGGCTCAGAAAGTGAACACAGTGTCCCCAGAGGAGCTCGTCCGACTGGTCAGAAATGCTGTGCTGGAAATGAGAAAGCCACCTCCCAAAATGAG TGAGGTGGTGTGGCCTGAGCACACAGGGAGAAAATGGAACTGCAGAGAGATGTTTCTGTCAACCCAGGCTCTGCGTCATCTCACGCCAAGCCCCTCACCAATGGACTTGATGGAGGAAACAGAGCCAACAGCACATACAGATGAGCCACAAGAGGGACAGCCtgttcaaaat CAGCAACCCAACTCAGCAGAGCAGATCTCTTCTTCTGAGGATCTGAACACTGAGTCCGTCTGCTCCTTCAACTCAGCCTCTTCCCTGCCTCTGTTGAGACGGCAACGTTGTCATATTTATGAGAGTACCTTGACTCTGCAGAGAATCTCCTCTCTGCTCAACGATGAAGAAAATCAAAGCAGAGGAGACGAGGAAGAAGACAGCAGAACCCCCTCACCGTTCCACGCCTTGCCAGATTGCCCTGAGTTGATGCTGACACTAGATGGCGCCACAGACCCCATTTTCCTCAGCAACTTGGACAAAGATGCTTTGGTCGGGCTGGTGCTTTCTGCGGAGG ATGGAGAAGACGTGGAGACAGATGTTTTCGCAAGCAAGGACTTCCTCAGTGTTGATGCCTTTCCAGGACCTTCCATTgatgaaaccttttttttaaataagag TACTGAGAACAACCAATCAGTACCTGATCTCTGTGAGCCCGAGTTTGAGAGTCACAGCTTCCCCTCGCCTGACGATG GGAAAATGGCCTGGAGTAAAGAAGAAGTGTCAGGGGAAACCAAGAAAACTGACCAAGAGAACCATTCGGATCGCATCCGGTATGAGATTTACGATGTCAGTGAGGCTGCCACATTTGACTGTCTCCTGCAGGAAGAGCTTCTTCGG AAAACATGTGAGAATCACCAGCAGGAGGACCCACCGGGATGCTTCGGTCAAAGCCTCTCCTGCGCCACATCTGAAACCACTCAGGACCCTCAGCAGAACCTTCTTCCATCAGAGGAtgctgcagcctgcagctcAAGGTCATCGGCAGGGACGAGTCAGTGGGACGTCTCCCTCTTCCCCCCAGTGTGCAGCTCTGTTTGCCCCACACAGTTCCAGCAGATTTCTGGTAGCTTTCTGACCTCCAGCACAACCTACAACATCAAAACCACCTCTGCTCCCTCGGACACCACCAATGAGAAGGATGAGCCCTGTCTCCAGAGAACCTCAGCCGGCTGGCTCGATCATTGCGAAGCATGCAGCTGGTGGAAACAGGACCTGGAAACCTGTGGCGCTTCCAGTGGCCTTCTGTCTACTACAGATGCAGGAGCAGCAAATACATCTG ATAATAAGAAGTCTTCACTCGTACTGAGCCAACCTCCCTCCTACAGTCTGGTCAACTTCATGGATTTCACAGCGAAGCAAAAAGGAGACAACAGAGATGGCAAACAG GCAAACAAAGAGGAGTCCGCAGGTTGGAGTAGTTTTGGGAGGGGTTCACAAGGTGCCATAAGAAGTGGGAGGACAGGATCGAGGAAAGGAAAACGAGTGAAGAAAGCCTGA
- the LOC115597438 gene encoding protein ELYS-like isoform X5: MDTQHQWSEALANNNVRAIIRWLRKLTAEGEADVEEIPLTFSCWVQRTSEFAKKELLTLCFSRCQGLWMFLDRSSFTRVHMLLQRLRNLLTLAQWSRRQLSSAHLWHGMGVPCVVCGDTLSSSDVGRGCWNREHRALKQHIWLGQLVQWWGIMGLLPKQPEAHEVKRISQMWKEMGQGHRKACLETPGWEEGVTERFSSLIQGMVTQLDRQHGCFSTSEDCTDQCYPPPNLQSLLKLVLVPHIDNMSVQALLMYFVLDMANFLQCKDDLLQSFCHAFTIPSSFSQQIRAFWMLDHGHIKASMELLLSPRAAVPRLSWQHGCIVHCLLTRKQPQLALRYLHWTKPAIESAENAKLFAEVLLQNNCVSEAWTLLKRGHTESDDTVMYFLNACDRVGLCAEALKYIPAGYHGEGENVNGIETTGSLFKGDKSAVRPPCPLSADLYRAQKVNTVSPEELVRLVRNAVLEMRKPPPKMSEVVWPEHTGRKWNCREMFLSTQALRHLTPSPSPMDLMEETEPTAHTDEPQEGQPVQNQQPNSAEQISSSEDLNTESVCSFNSASSLPLLRRQRCHIYESTLTLQRISSLLNDEENQSRGDEEEDSRTPSPFHALPDCPELMLTLDGATDPIFLSNLDKDALVGLVLSAEDGEDVETDVFASKDFLSVDAFPGPSIDETFFLNKSTENNQSVPDLCEPEFESHSFPSPDDGKMAWSKEEVSGETKKTDQENHSDRIRYEIYDVSEAATFDCLLQEELLRHNLQHQNHLCSLGHHQ; encoded by the exons ATGGATACACAGCACCAGTGGTCCGAGGCGTTGGCCAACAACAACGTGAGAGCCATCATCCGCTGGCTACGGAAGCTCACAGCTGAAG GTGAAGCAGATGTGGAGGAAATCCCACTGACCTTCAGCTGCTGGGTCCAGAGGACatcagagtttgctaaaaaggaGTTATTAACATTAT GTTTCAGCCGCTGCCAGGGCCTGTGGATGTTTCTGGACCGGAGCTCTTTCACCAGAGTGCACATGCTGCTCCAGAGACTGAGGAACCTGCTCACCCTGGCCCAGTGGTCGAGAAGGCAGCTCAGCTCGGCCCACCTCTGGCACG GCATGGGGGTGCCATGTGTGGTGTGCGGGGATACACTCAGCTCCTCAGATGTCGGACGTGGATGCTGGAACCGGGAGCACAGGGCTCTGAAGCAACACATTTGGCTGGGACAGCTTGTTCAGTGGTGGGGCATCATGGGGCTTCTGCCCAAGCAGCCTG AGGCTCACGAGGTGAAGCGCATCTCCCAGATGTGGAAAGAAATGGGTCAAGGCCATCGGAAGGCTTGTCTCGAGACACCCGG ATGGGAGGAGGGAGTCACGGAAAGATTCAGCTCTTTGATACAGGGGATGGTGACTCAGTTGGACAGACAACATGGATGCTTTTCGACTTCTGAAGACTGCACAGACCAGTGCTATCCGCCTCCTAACCTCCAGTCCCTGCTGAAGCTCGTGCTGGTGCCTCATATTGACAACATGTCAGTCCAAGCGCTT CTCATGTACTTTGTTCTGGACATGGCAAACTTCCTGCAGTGCAAAGATGACCTCCTTCAATCATTCTGCCATGCCTTCACCATTCCTTCGAGCTTTTCCCAACAAATCAGGGCCTTCTGGATGCTCGATCACGGACACATCAAG GCTTCCATGGAGCTGTTACTGAGCCCCAGGGCTGCTGTTCCCCGGCTCTCCTGGCAGCACGGCTGCATCGTCCACTGTCTGCTAACAAGGAAGCAGCCTCAGCTGGCGTTGAGGTACCTCCACTGGACCAAGCCTGCAATAGAAAGTGCTGAGAATGCTAAGCTCTTTGCAGAAGTGCTACTTCAAAACAA TTGCGTCTCCGAAGCCTGGACGCTGTTGAAGAGAGGCCACACAGAAAGTGACGACACGGTCATGTACTTCCTCAACGCTTGTGATAGAGTCGGTCTGTGTGCAGAGGCTCTAAAGTACATCCCTGCAGGATACCAT GGTGAAGGAGAGAATGTAAATGGTATTGAGACTACAGGATCATTGTTCAAGGGAG ACAAGTCAGCAGTAAGGCCACCCTGCCCGCTGTCTGCTGACCTGTATCGGGCTCAGAAAGTGAACACAGTGTCCCCAGAGGAGCTCGTCCGACTGGTCAGAAATGCTGTGCTGGAAATGAGAAAGCCACCTCCCAAAATGAG TGAGGTGGTGTGGCCTGAGCACACAGGGAGAAAATGGAACTGCAGAGAGATGTTTCTGTCAACCCAGGCTCTGCGTCATCTCACGCCAAGCCCCTCACCAATGGACTTGATGGAGGAAACAGAGCCAACAGCACATACAGATGAGCCACAAGAGGGACAGCCtgttcaaaat CAGCAACCCAACTCAGCAGAGCAGATCTCTTCTTCTGAGGATCTGAACACTGAGTCCGTCTGCTCCTTCAACTCAGCCTCTTCCCTGCCTCTGTTGAGACGGCAACGTTGTCATATTTATGAGAGTACCTTGACTCTGCAGAGAATCTCCTCTCTGCTCAACGATGAAGAAAATCAAAGCAGAGGAGACGAGGAAGAAGACAGCAGAACCCCCTCACCGTTCCACGCCTTGCCAGATTGCCCTGAGTTGATGCTGACACTAGATGGCGCCACAGACCCCATTTTCCTCAGCAACTTGGACAAAGATGCTTTGGTCGGGCTGGTGCTTTCTGCGGAGG ATGGAGAAGACGTGGAGACAGATGTTTTCGCAAGCAAGGACTTCCTCAGTGTTGATGCCTTTCCAGGACCTTCCATTgatgaaaccttttttttaaataagag TACTGAGAACAACCAATCAGTACCTGATCTCTGTGAGCCCGAGTTTGAGAGTCACAGCTTCCCCTCGCCTGACGATG GGAAAATGGCCTGGAGTAAAGAAGAAGTGTCAGGGGAAACCAAGAAAACTGACCAAGAGAACCATTCGGATCGCATCCGGTATGAGATTTACGATGTCAGTGAGGCTGCCACATTTGACTGTCTCCTGCAGGAAGAGCTTCTTCGG CACAACCTACAACATCAAAACCACCTCTGCTCCCTCGGACACCACCAATGA